One region of Cystobacter ferrugineus genomic DNA includes:
- a CDS encoding LysM peptidoglycan-binding domain-containing protein, whose amino-acid sequence MSTYSVRSGDTLSAIAQRYGTTVNALAQANGISNPNRILAGQKLTVPGGGSAPSSGSGSYTVRSGDTLSGIAQRHGTTVNALVQANGIRNPDLIQVGQRLSIPGKGGAGAPSAPSAPATGSYTVRSGDTLSGIAQRYGTTVSALAQANGIRNPNLIQVGQKLRVPGGDHFEPAPSKPSTGGAGPVTGPGNEPGSSGGVSLAQLRRIMPNLSQAKAEQYLPHLNRAMAEAGINTPQRKAAFLAQLAHESGEFRYMEEIASGAAYEGRRDLGNTQPGDGVRFKGRGPIQLTGRNNYRAAGQALGIDLENNPKRAADPDVGFRTAAWFWNSRNLNQYADAGNFREVTRRINGGYNGLASREAYYQRALDVLT is encoded by the coding sequence ATGAGCACCTACTCTGTCCGTAGCGGCGATACCCTCTCGGCCATCGCCCAGCGCTACGGCACCACGGTGAACGCGCTCGCCCAGGCCAATGGCATCTCCAACCCCAATCGCATCCTGGCGGGCCAGAAGCTCACGGTCCCCGGTGGGGGGAGTGCTCCCAGCTCCGGCTCCGGCAGCTACACCGTGCGCTCCGGGGACACGCTCAGCGGCATCGCCCAGCGCCACGGCACCACGGTGAACGCGCTCGTCCAGGCCAACGGCATCCGGAACCCCGACCTCATCCAGGTGGGTCAGCGGCTCTCCATCCCCGGAAAGGGCGGCGCGGGCGCCCCCAGCGCTCCCTCCGCGCCGGCCACCGGCAGCTACACCGTGCGCTCCGGAGACACGCTCAGCGGCATCGCCCAGCGCTACGGCACCACGGTGAGCGCGCTCGCCCAGGCCAACGGCATCCGGAACCCCAACCTCATCCAGGTGGGCCAGAAGCTGCGCGTGCCCGGGGGCGACCACTTCGAGCCCGCCCCCAGCAAGCCCTCCACGGGCGGCGCCGGCCCCGTCACGGGCCCCGGCAACGAGCCCGGCTCGAGCGGCGGCGTGTCGCTCGCGCAGCTTCGGCGCATCATGCCCAACCTGTCCCAGGCCAAGGCCGAGCAGTACCTGCCCCACCTCAACCGCGCCATGGCCGAGGCCGGCATCAACACCCCCCAGCGCAAGGCCGCCTTCCTCGCGCAGCTCGCCCACGAGAGCGGTGAGTTCCGCTACATGGAGGAGATCGCCTCGGGCGCCGCCTACGAGGGCCGCCGCGACCTCGGCAACACCCAGCCGGGCGACGGCGTGCGCTTCAAGGGCCGCGGCCCCATCCAGCTCACCGGCCGCAACAACTACCGCGCCGCCGGTCAGGCGCTCGGCATCGACCTGGAGAACAATCCCAAGCGCGCCGCGGACCCGGACGTGGGCTTCCGCACCGCCGCCTGGTTCTGGAACAGCCGCAACCTCAACCAGTACGCCGACGCGGGCAACTTCCGCGAGGTCACCCGCCGCATCAACGGTGGCTACAACGGTCTGGCCTCCCGCGAGGCCTACTACCAGCGCGCGCTCGACGTGCTCACCTGA
- a CDS encoding GNAT family N-acetyltransferase: protein MPPVLGFYTLSLTTLLRETLPPNLGKRLPNYPVPAVIIARLARDYRVRGKGYGETLLDDAHLRALTINAQSGALCVIVDAKDAYARDFYKKFGYAPLLSATDAPEWPLRMYLPMKDVRAAYTETT, encoded by the coding sequence TTGCCTCCTGTACTGGGCTTCTACACCCTCTCGCTTACAACCCTGCTGCGCGAGACGCTCCCGCCCAACCTCGGCAAGCGCCTGCCGAACTACCCCGTCCCGGCGGTCATCATCGCTCGCCTGGCGCGTGACTATCGTGTGCGGGGCAAGGGCTACGGTGAGACGTTACTCGATGACGCCCACCTCCGCGCTCTTACCATCAACGCGCAGAGCGGCGCCCTCTGCGTCATCGTGGATGCAAAGGACGCCTACGCTCGCGACTTCTACAAGAAGTTTGGCTACGCGCCGCTGCTCTCCGCGACGGATGCGCCGGAGTGGCCGCTGCGGATGTATCTGCCCATGAAGGACGTCCGCGCCGCATACACCGAGACCACCTGA
- a CDS encoding S-methyl-5'-thioadenosine phosphorylase — translation MSPSPTPVIGIIGGSGLYQIDGLENVVWREVATPFGAPSDALCFGTLEGTPVVFLPRHGRGHRIAPSEINFRANIDALKRSGVTDVLSVSAVGSLREDLPPGTFVVVDQFIDRTFARTKSFFGTGCVAHVSMARPVCSRLGDAVMGGCEVLGIPARRGGTYLVMEGPQFSSLAESELYRSWGCSVIGMTNMPEAKLAREAELCYASVAMVTDFDCWHQGHDAVTVDQVVAVMTANSGKARALVKNTVPRLGKHTVPCVHGCQRALDHALITAPDARDPAVLARLDAVAGRVLRR, via the coding sequence ATGTCGCCATCCCCCACCCCGGTCATCGGCATCATCGGAGGCAGTGGCCTCTACCAGATCGACGGCCTGGAGAACGTCGTCTGGCGCGAGGTGGCCACGCCCTTTGGCGCCCCCTCGGACGCGCTGTGCTTCGGCACCCTCGAGGGCACGCCCGTGGTGTTCCTGCCACGCCATGGCCGGGGACACCGCATCGCCCCGTCTGAAATCAACTTCCGCGCCAACATCGACGCGCTCAAGCGCTCGGGGGTGACGGACGTGCTGTCGGTGTCCGCGGTGGGCAGCCTGCGCGAGGACCTGCCCCCGGGCACCTTCGTGGTGGTGGACCAGTTCATCGACCGCACCTTCGCGCGCACCAAGAGCTTCTTCGGCACCGGGTGCGTGGCGCACGTGTCCATGGCCCGGCCCGTGTGCTCGCGCCTGGGAGACGCGGTGATGGGCGGCTGCGAGGTGCTCGGCATCCCCGCGCGGCGCGGCGGCACCTACCTGGTGATGGAAGGGCCCCAGTTCTCCTCGCTCGCCGAGAGCGAGCTGTACCGCTCCTGGGGGTGCAGCGTGATCGGCATGACGAACATGCCCGAGGCCAAGCTCGCCCGGGAGGCGGAGCTCTGCTACGCGAGCGTGGCCATGGTCACCGACTTCGACTGCTGGCACCAGGGCCATGACGCCGTCACCGTGGACCAGGTCGTCGCGGTGATGACGGCCAACTCGGGCAAGGCGCGCGCGCTGGTGAAGAACACCGTGCCCCGGCTCGGCAAGCACACCGTGCCCTGCGTCCACGGCTGCCAGCGGGCGCTCGACCACGCCCTCATCACCGCCCCCGACGCGCGCGACCCCGCCGTCCTCGCCCGGCTCGACGCCGTGGCCGGCCGGGTGCTGCGCCGCTGA
- a CDS encoding ArsA-related P-loop ATPase has protein sequence MHAFWERRALLVSGKGGVGKTTVAAALARAAVSAGKRVLLAEVELGSENADSPSPLAEFVGARPSGAQVVSVSERLSFVRLSAIEGQRLFLQDILPLRVMADAAMRMRALRRFLEAAPALREMGVLYQMLHLLRLTRPNGQAQHPLCILDLPATGHALALAALPDTLLSVMPGGPIGRSVREGLTLLRDPALTGTVLVTLPEPLPVSETLELATAIGSHGIPLAAGVLNRMPDNPFSPDGRDAVKRLLEAHGPHRGQRALGRLDRARAAQNRLETNFPAPLLTLPDLPATATGLVEQLAAHLVRVSSPPASRESAGAQP, from the coding sequence GTGCACGCATTTTGGGAACGACGGGCATTGCTCGTCTCGGGCAAGGGCGGCGTGGGCAAGACGACCGTCGCGGCGGCGCTCGCACGCGCGGCGGTGAGTGCCGGCAAGCGGGTGCTGCTCGCCGAGGTCGAGCTGGGCTCGGAGAACGCCGACAGCCCCTCGCCGCTGGCGGAGTTCGTGGGCGCGCGCCCCTCCGGCGCCCAGGTCGTCTCCGTGTCCGAGCGCCTGTCCTTCGTGCGCCTGTCGGCCATCGAGGGCCAGCGCCTCTTCCTCCAGGACATCCTCCCCTTGAGGGTCATGGCGGACGCGGCCATGCGCATGCGCGCCCTGCGCCGCTTCCTGGAGGCCGCCCCCGCCCTGCGGGAGATGGGCGTGCTCTACCAGATGCTCCACCTGCTGCGGCTCACGCGGCCGAATGGCCAGGCGCAACACCCGCTGTGCATCCTGGACCTGCCGGCCACGGGCCACGCGCTCGCGCTCGCGGCGCTGCCCGACACGCTCTTGTCCGTCATGCCCGGTGGCCCCATCGGGCGCTCGGTGCGCGAGGGGCTCACGCTCTTGAGGGACCCCGCCCTCACCGGCACGGTGCTCGTCACCCTACCCGAGCCCCTGCCCGTGAGCGAGACGCTGGAGCTGGCCACCGCCATCGGGAGCCACGGCATTCCGCTCGCCGCGGGGGTGCTCAACCGCATGCCGGACAATCCCTTCTCGCCGGACGGGCGCGACGCGGTGAAGCGGCTGCTCGAGGCGCACGGGCCGCACCGGGGTCAGCGCGCGCTGGGCCGCCTGGACCGGGCGCGCGCGGCGCAGAACCGGCTGGAGACGAACTTCCCCGCCCCGCTGCTCACCCTGCCGGACCTGCCCGCCACGGCCACGGGCCTGGTGGAGCAGCTCGCCGCGCACCTCGTCCGTGTGTCCTCGCCCCCTGCCTCGCGCGAGAGCGCTGGAGCCCAGCCATGA
- a CDS encoding ArsA family ATPase yields the protein MSLQSLLRDKRVLVLCGAGGVGKTTTAAALGVAAARSGRKVLVLTIDPARRLAEAMGLREGGAEPTPISPERLYAGGTPGTGQLDVWMLDPRVVFERFVHRLSPTPEAARTILDNRLYRFLSDLVAGMQEYAAAEALDHFLDEGKYDLVVLDTPPSRHALDFLEAPGRLARFLDDRIVSLFLPEEKGRGGRLWRKTSQLLGNVLGSIFGEGFTQEMRAFLGAFSGLFAGIRLRADRLRERLSAKDAAFLLVTSPEQASLDEASFFRDMLHEKGLPFAGYVLNRSWAREDGLLPPEGLLRHVEDDTARGGVEALIRLAEQERARAEVHRGLLQRLAEKLPAGAIAVAAPESGGELEDFGGLVRLGDALATG from the coding sequence ATGAGCCTGCAATCCCTGCTGCGTGACAAGCGCGTCCTGGTGCTGTGCGGCGCGGGCGGCGTGGGCAAGACGACGACGGCGGCGGCGCTGGGCGTGGCGGCGGCGCGCTCGGGCCGCAAGGTGCTGGTGCTCACGATCGACCCGGCGCGGCGGCTCGCCGAGGCCATGGGCCTGAGGGAGGGCGGCGCCGAGCCCACCCCCATTTCCCCCGAGCGGCTGTATGCCGGGGGCACGCCGGGGACGGGGCAGTTGGACGTGTGGATGTTGGACCCGCGCGTCGTCTTCGAGCGCTTCGTGCACCGGCTGTCGCCCACGCCCGAGGCGGCGCGCACCATCCTCGACAACCGGCTCTACCGCTTCCTGTCGGACCTGGTGGCGGGCATGCAGGAGTACGCCGCGGCCGAGGCGTTGGATCACTTCCTCGACGAGGGGAAGTACGACCTGGTGGTGCTGGACACCCCCCCGAGCCGCCACGCGCTGGACTTCCTGGAGGCACCGGGGCGGCTGGCGCGCTTCCTGGATGACCGGATCGTCTCGCTCTTCCTGCCGGAGGAGAAGGGGCGCGGGGGGAGGCTGTGGCGCAAGACGTCGCAGCTTCTGGGCAACGTGCTGGGGAGTATTTTCGGCGAGGGCTTCACCCAGGAGATGCGCGCCTTCCTGGGGGCCTTCAGCGGGCTGTTCGCCGGCATCCGGCTGCGCGCGGATCGGCTGCGCGAGCGGCTGTCGGCGAAGGACGCGGCCTTCCTGCTGGTGACGTCGCCGGAGCAGGCCTCGCTGGACGAGGCGTCCTTCTTCCGGGACATGCTGCACGAGAAGGGCCTGCCCTTCGCGGGCTACGTGCTCAACCGGAGCTGGGCGCGCGAGGACGGACTCTTGCCGCCCGAGGGGCTGTTGCGGCACGTGGAGGACGACACCGCGCGCGGCGGGGTGGAGGCGCTCATCCGCCTGGCCGAGCAGGAGCGGGCTCGGGCCGAGGTGCATCGGGGCTTGTTGCAGCGGCTGGCGGAGAAGCTGCCCGCGGGCGCGATCGCGGTGGCCGCCCCCGAGTCCGGGGGCGAGCTGGAGGACTTCGGGGGACTGGTGCGCCTGGGCGACGCGCTCGCCACGGGCTAG
- the mtnA gene encoding S-methyl-5-thioribose-1-phosphate isomerase: protein MKVHGKATRSIWTEPDGSVGIIDQTHLPHAFVTLRLTTLEEAAHAIRAMQVRGAPLIGATAAYGVCLALRVDASQGALERACALLQATRPTAVNLKWALDGMRRALHPLPPAERLAAAWAHAAALCDEDVAINQAIGRHGLTLIREAWERKGREGRVNVLTHCNAGWLATVDWGTALAPLYLARDEGLPVHVWVDETRPRNQGASLTAWELGQHGVPHTVIADNVGGHLMQHGEVDLCIVGTDRTTARGDVANKIGTYLKALAARDNGVPFYVALPSPTIDWTLEDGVRDIPIEQRDGRELTDVSGRLASGEVVTVRVTPEGSPVANYGFDVTPARLVTALITERGVCPATSEGLLSLFPERRELTGRTGT from the coding sequence ATGAAGGTCCACGGAAAAGCCACGCGCAGCATCTGGACCGAGCCGGATGGCTCGGTGGGCATCATCGACCAGACGCACCTGCCCCACGCGTTCGTGACGCTGCGGCTCACGACGCTCGAGGAGGCGGCCCACGCCATCCGCGCCATGCAGGTGCGCGGGGCACCACTCATCGGGGCGACGGCGGCCTACGGGGTGTGCCTCGCGCTGCGCGTGGACGCCTCGCAGGGAGCGCTCGAGCGGGCGTGCGCGCTCCTGCAGGCCACCCGGCCGACGGCGGTCAACCTGAAGTGGGCGCTCGACGGGATGCGCCGCGCGCTGCACCCCCTGCCTCCCGCCGAGCGGCTGGCGGCGGCCTGGGCGCATGCCGCCGCGCTGTGTGACGAGGACGTGGCCATCAACCAGGCCATTGGACGGCACGGGCTCACGCTCATCCGGGAGGCGTGGGAGCGCAAGGGCCGCGAGGGCCGGGTGAACGTGCTCACGCACTGCAACGCGGGGTGGCTGGCCACGGTGGACTGGGGCACGGCGCTCGCGCCCCTGTACCTCGCGCGGGACGAGGGCCTGCCCGTGCACGTCTGGGTGGACGAGACGCGGCCGCGCAACCAGGGCGCGAGCCTGACGGCGTGGGAGCTGGGCCAGCACGGCGTGCCCCACACCGTCATCGCCGACAACGTGGGCGGCCACCTCATGCAGCACGGCGAGGTGGACTTGTGCATCGTCGGCACGGACCGCACCACGGCCCGGGGCGACGTGGCGAACAAGATTGGCACCTACCTCAAGGCGCTGGCGGCCAGGGACAACGGGGTGCCCTTCTACGTGGCGCTGCCCTCGCCGACGATCGACTGGACGCTGGAGGACGGCGTGCGCGACATCCCCATCGAGCAGCGTGACGGGCGCGAGCTGACGGACGTGAGTGGACGGCTCGCCTCGGGCGAGGTGGTGACGGTGCGGGTGACGCCCGAGGGCAGCCCGGTGGCCAACTACGGCTTCGACGTGACGCCCGCGCGGCTCGTCACGGCGCTCATCACCGAGCGCGGCGTGTGTCCGGCCACGAGCGAGGGGTTGCTGTCGCTCTTCCCCGAGCGGCGCGAGCTCACCGGGAGAACGGGCACGTGA
- a CDS encoding nuclear transport factor 2 family protein has translation MTMERARRFVDALTRLEETGEMEALLALFGEDAQVSNVVSQRTFHGRDGARDFWREYKGLLRQVKSTFRNMIESGDRVALEWESNGTAHNGAAVSYEGVSIIEWDGERISRFYAYFDPRVLGLELSRGSAPRSEAPATAPA, from the coding sequence ATGACGATGGAACGAGCACGACGTTTCGTGGATGCGTTGACGCGGTTGGAGGAGACGGGCGAGATGGAGGCGCTGCTGGCGCTCTTCGGCGAGGACGCCCAGGTAAGCAACGTGGTCTCCCAGCGCACCTTCCACGGCAGGGACGGTGCCCGGGACTTCTGGCGCGAGTACAAGGGCCTGCTGCGGCAGGTGAAGTCCACCTTCCGCAACATGATCGAATCCGGGGACCGGGTGGCGCTCGAGTGGGAGTCCAACGGCACCGCGCACAACGGCGCGGCGGTGAGCTACGAGGGCGTGTCCATCATCGAGTGGGATGGCGAGCGCATCTCGCGCTTCTACGCGTACTTCGATCCGCGCGTGCTGGGCCTGGAGCTGAGCCGGGGCAGCGCGCCGCGCTCGGAGGCGCCCGCCACCGCGCCGGCCTAG
- a CDS encoding class II aldolase/adducin family protein, translating to MIATGRRMNATGLNQGTSGNLSVRVEGGFLLTPSGMDYDALVPEDMVRMRMDGTYEGHREPSTEWRIHRDILATRPEVGGVLHAHSMFSTSVACLRRPIPAFHYMVTRAGGEDIRCSDYATFGTEELSRHVLVALEGRLACLMANHGMVALGATLAGAFKLAVEVETLAAMYWRALQVGEPVLLEPAEMRRVLEKFKTYGQKPARGS from the coding sequence ATGATCGCCACGGGCCGCCGGATGAACGCCACGGGGCTCAACCAGGGGACGAGTGGCAACCTGAGCGTGCGGGTGGAGGGAGGCTTCCTGCTCACGCCCTCGGGGATGGACTACGACGCGCTCGTGCCGGAGGACATGGTGCGGATGCGGATGGACGGCACGTACGAGGGGCACCGCGAGCCGTCCACCGAGTGGCGCATCCACCGGGACATCCTCGCCACGCGGCCCGAGGTGGGGGGAGTGCTGCACGCGCATTCCATGTTCAGCACGAGCGTGGCGTGCCTGCGCCGGCCCATTCCGGCCTTCCACTACATGGTGACGCGCGCGGGGGGCGAGGACATCCGGTGCTCGGACTACGCCACGTTCGGCACCGAGGAGCTGTCGCGGCACGTGCTGGTGGCGCTGGAGGGCCGGCTGGCGTGCCTGATGGCCAACCACGGCATGGTGGCGCTGGGGGCCACGCTGGCGGGGGCGTTCAAGCTGGCGGTGGAGGTGGAGACGCTCGCGGCCATGTACTGGCGCGCGCTCCAGGTGGGCGAGCCCGTGCTCTTGGAGCCGGCGGAGATGCGGCGGGTGCTGGAGAAGTTCAAGACGTACGGCCAGAAGCCCGCGCGCGGGAGCTGA